Proteins encoded within one genomic window of Gloeobacter kilaueensis JS1:
- a CDS encoding phycobilisome linker polypeptide, which translates to MSGMANTGDTTASDYANRTVLIEVTGLQQSWLRTSNSTVKVPYSRLSQTIQQLSRLGGKVAKVTLYPSGDKPAES; encoded by the coding sequence ATGTCTGGCATGGCAAACACCGGTGACACGACGGCGAGCGATTACGCCAACCGTACCGTGCTGATCGAGGTGACCGGTCTGCAACAAAGCTGGCTGCGCACCAGCAACTCTACGGTCAAGGTGCCCTACAGTCGTCTGTCCCAGACGATCCAGCAGCTCAGCCGCCTGGGCGGCAAAGTTGCGAAGGTCACCCTCTATCCGTCAGGGGACAAACCGGCAGAATCATAA
- a CDS encoding phycobilisome linker polypeptide, producing MFNNITANNEWERKVFKVSVAQFPAADSLDTDNLSQSNYSVTVPLARLLPTMQAIRNKGGKVVSVEPVVT from the coding sequence ATGTTCAACAACATCACAGCCAACAACGAGTGGGAACGCAAGGTATTCAAGGTTAGCGTCGCCCAGTTTCCGGCGGCGGATAGCCTCGATACCGACAACCTGAGCCAGAGCAACTACAGCGTCACCGTGCCGCTCGCCCGCCTGCTGCCCACGATGCAGGCGATTCGCAACAAAGGCGGCAAAGTGGTCTCCGTCGAGCCGGTAGTGACCTGA
- a CDS encoding phycobilisome rod-core linker polypeptide codes for MSLWAIDSPIVELRPNATEDDLQLVIRAVYRQVLGNEHLMESERLDSAESLLRNGDITVSQFVRLVAKSDLYRALFFESTSQYRFIELNFKHLLGRAPIDQAEISQHVRLYNDEGYDAEIDSYIDSDEYIQNFGENIVPYPRATRSQIGLSNVVFNRTFVLDRGAASSDGGSDARLIASLAANLPVAIKAPAPGSAAAGNTAKRFRIQVSKSNAGPRVRYSNIEYVVNYEQLSHQVQNIHKAGGTIVSISEVA; via the coding sequence ATGTCACTTTGGGCTATCGATTCGCCGATCGTCGAGTTGCGTCCGAATGCTACCGAGGACGACCTGCAACTGGTGATCCGGGCGGTCTACAGGCAGGTTCTGGGCAACGAGCATCTGATGGAATCCGAGCGCCTCGATTCGGCAGAATCACTGCTGCGCAACGGCGATATCACCGTCAGCCAGTTCGTGCGCCTGGTCGCCAAATCCGATCTCTACCGCGCCCTGTTCTTTGAATCGACCTCGCAGTACCGCTTTATCGAACTCAACTTCAAGCACCTGCTGGGCCGTGCTCCGATCGATCAAGCCGAGATCTCCCAGCACGTCCGCCTCTACAACGACGAAGGCTACGACGCAGAGATCGACTCATACATCGACAGCGACGAGTACATCCAGAACTTTGGCGAAAATATCGTTCCTTACCCACGGGCAACCCGCAGCCAAATCGGTCTCTCGAACGTCGTCTTCAACCGGACCTTCGTCCTCGATCGCGGGGCGGCGAGCAGCGACGGCGGCAGCGACGCAAGGCTCATCGCCTCCCTCGCCGCCAACCTGCCCGTTGCGATCAAAGCTCCCGCTCCCGGCAGTGCCGCCGCCGGCAACACCGCCAAGCGCTTCCGTATCCAGGTCTCAAAGTCGAACGCCGGGCCTCGCGTGCGCTACAGCAACATCGAGTACGTCGTCAACTACGAGCAACTGTCGCACCAGGTACAGAACATTCACAAAGCTGGTGGTACAATTGTCAGCATCTCCGAAGTAGCCTGA